The following proteins are encoded in a genomic region of Arachis ipaensis cultivar K30076 chromosome B02, Araip1.1, whole genome shotgun sequence:
- the LOC107627808 gene encoding MDIS1-interacting receptor like kinase 2-like, translating into MLNGSITFKIGCATNVDLSHNFFSGELPSIHGLASKLENLDLSYNNFTGKLNKELAALRFINLSYNSFDFSQDHHDKLLDYCSFQKDSLIGCGSLNLSSCHSVQQRKSPSSNKAKHTIVIALSIIGFILLLFLATLCFTKHVAKTKVEGVSTKNGDLFSICNCDGKIAFEDIIEATQDFDNRYCIGTGAYGSVYQANLPSGRTVALKKLHQKESQNPSFDKSFRNEFLMLSRIRHRNIVKLYGYCLHNR; encoded by the coding sequence ATGTTAAATGGAAGCATTACTTTCAAAATTGGTTGTGCTACCAATGTTGACCTTAGCCATAATTTTTTCAGTGGTGAGCTTCCATCTATTCATGGATTAGCTTCAAAGCTAGAGAATTTGGATCTTAGTTACAATAATTTTACAGGAAAATTAAACAAGGAACTTGCTGCTCTAAGGTTCATTAACCTTTCATATAATTCCTTTGACTTTTCACAAGATCATCATGACAAGCTCCTAGATTATTGTTCTTTCCAAAAAGACTCATTGATTGGATGTGGCTCTCTAAATTTGTCATCATGCCACTCTGTCCAACAAAGAAAGTCACCATCATCAAATAAAGCAAAGCACACAATTGTAATTGCTCTTTCCATCATTGGATTCATTCTCTTACTATTTCTTGCCACCTTGTGTTTTACCAAACATGTGGCTAAAACAAAAGTTGAAGGAGTTTCTACAAAGAATGGAGACTTGTTCTCTATATGTAACTGTGATGGGAAAATTGCATTTGAGGACATAATTGAAGCAACACAAGACTTTGATAATAGATACTGCATTGGAACTGGTGCATATGGTAGTGTTTACCAAGCAAATTTGCCAAGTGGTAGAACTGTTGCATTGAAGAAACTTCATCAAAAGGAATCTCAGAACCCTTCATTTGACAAGAGTTTCCGCAATGAGTTTCTGATGTTATCGCGAATCCGGCATAGAAACATTGTCAAGCTTTATGGTTATTGTCTTCACAACAGGTAG